From Nicotiana tabacum cultivar K326 chromosome 22, ASM71507v2, whole genome shotgun sequence, one genomic window encodes:
- the LOC107790395 gene encoding protein DETOXIFICATION 43-like, with protein sequence MAEGGNVACTERKWKIPLFVFFEDIRHVFKLDDLGMEILSIAFPAALALAADPIASLIDTAFIGHLGSVEIAAVGVSIAIFNQASKVTIFPLVNITTSFVAEEDTVRRINEKAAIADLEKGSEEKNDTKLPLTDDTDHEKLEKCASTKVETKDSAPAPAPAAEFKTTACKSPDNQSKGKVKRVKRHIPSASTAILMGCILGLLQTIFLIFLAKPILSLMGVKSGSAMLSPAKKYLTLRALGAPAVLLSLAMQGVFRGFKDTRTPLYATVAGDLTNIVLDPIFIFVFRWGVSGAAIAHVLSQYLISIILLCKLMTEVELLPPSAKDLQFSKFLKNGFWLLARVIAVTFCVTLAASLAARLGATQMAAFQVCLQIWLTSSLLADGLAVAGQAILASSFAEKDYQKAKAAGVRVLQMGFVLGLGLALVVGIGLYFGSGVFSKDKNVIRLITIAIPFVAGTQPINSLAFVLDGVNFGANDFAYSAYSMVLVGALTVTCEFVLSKSNGYIGIWIALTIFMALRTIAGLWRMGTGTGPWRFLRIPSSSSEAKS encoded by the exons ATGGCTGAAGGTGGCAATGTAGCTTGTACTGAGAGAAAATGGAAGATACCactctttgttttctttgaagATATTAG GCATGTGTTCAAACTCGACGATCTTGGCATGGAAATCCTAAGTATTGCGTTCCCTGCAGCGCTAGCATTAGCTGCTGATCCCATTGCTTCTCTCATTGATACTGCATTCATTGGTCATTTAG GTTCGGTGGAAATCGCagcagtaggagtatcaatagcCATATTCAATCAAGCCTCTAAAGTCACAATATTCCCTTTAGTTAACATAACAACTTCTTTCGTTGCTGAGGAAGACACTGTTAGAAGAATTAACGAAAAAGCAGCAATCGCAGACTTAGAGAAAGGTTCAGAAGAGAAGAATGATACAAAACTGCCATTAACTGATGATACTGACCATGAGAAGCTGGAAAAATGTGCATCCACAAAAGTTGAAACCAAAGATTCCGCaccagcaccagcaccagcagcaG AATTCAAGACAACAGCATGCAAGTCTCCTGATAATCAAAGTAAAGGCAAAGTCAAACGTGTGAAGCGACATATTCCATCTGCTTCAACTGCAATTCTTATGGGCTGCATTCTTGGCCTTTTGCAAACAATCTTCCTTATATTTCTCGCAAAACCAATTCTAAGCTTAATGGGTGTGAAATCT GGATCTGCTATGCTATCCCCAGCAAAGAAGTATTTAACACTGAGAGCACTTGGTGCTCCTGCAGTCCTCCTTTCTTTGGCTATGCAAGGCGTTTTCCGTGGTTTCAAGGATACAAGAACTCCTTTATATGCTACTG TTGCTGGAGATTTGACAAATATAGTTTTGGACCcgatctttatttttgttttccgtTGGGGTGTTAGTGGTGCTGCCATCGCTCATGTTCTTTCTCA GTACTTGATATCAATTATTCTCCTATGCAAATTGATGACAGAAGTGGAGTTATTACCTCCAAGTGCAAAAGATCTGCAGTTCAGCAAATTTCTCAAGAATG GATTTTGGTTACTAGCAAGGGTGATAGCTGTAACATTTTGTGTGACTTTGGCTGCATCATTGGCTGCACGTCTAGGCGCAACACAGATGGCTGCATTTCAAGTGTGCTTACAGATTTGGTTAACATCATCCCTACTTGCTGATGGATTGGCTGTAGCAGGACAG GCAATCCTTGCTAGTTCTTTTGCTGAGAAAGACTACCAGAAGGCAAAGGCTGCAGGAGTTCGAGTCCTACAG ATGGGATTTGTGTTGGGATTGGGACTTGCTTTGGTTGTTGGTATTGGTCTATATTTTGGTTCAGGAGTCTTTTCAAAGGACAAAAATGTTATCCGTCTCATAACCATTGCCATCCCG TTTGTCGCTGGTACACAACCAATCAACTCATTGGCGTTTGTTTTAGATGGTGTCAACTTTGGAGCAAATGATTTTGCATACTCAGCATATTCCATG GTTTTGGTTGGTGCACTAACAGTAACATGTGAGTTTGTCCTTTCCAAAAGCAATGGTTACATTGGAATATGGATTGCTTTAACCATATTCATGGCCCTGCGTACCATTGCCGGTTTATGGAG GATGGGGACAGGAACAGGACCCTGGCGTTTCCTGCGGATTCCATCATCGTCATCAGAAGCAAAATCATAG